Proteins from one Candidatus Nitrospira nitrosa genomic window:
- a CDS encoding flavin-containing monooxygenase translates to MPTAMIDCTDRHCIIGAGPSGLAQARAFLAAGLPFDIFERHMDVGGLWDIDNPGTPVYENTHFVSSRRESGFMDFPFPPGGDFPRRDEIFAYLKAFAHAYGLRKHIYFSSAVERVEPQDGFWLVTVRGETRLYRSVVCASGMHWTPNWPEIPGTFDGLQRHSIDYRSSEEFRNQRVLIVGAGNSGCDIATEAARSARAAYISMRRGYHFLPKTMFGKPADIYERENEWIPFRLRQWVFGHMLTILQGDLTRYGLQKPTHRVLESQPIVNSDILSCFAHGDLHPKPDVERFAGSTVYFVDGSSIQVDQILYATGYKAAFPYLDPEHIEWMGHGVGHFMTCFSRKHPNLFTLGFYEGNAAVFPHLELFAATVAQYLLSQDRNTGQDTLLREIAQKEHGDLRGPIQMIDSPRHAAYCDWLTFRKRIRKLYRTVGWSMPTANDYTRLRQTQESSITYPDRADCDAGSTIPIKHPA, encoded by the coding sequence ATGCCCACCGCAATGATCGACTGTACAGATCGACACTGTATCATTGGAGCAGGCCCATCCGGGCTCGCACAAGCCCGAGCCTTTCTCGCGGCAGGATTACCGTTTGATATCTTTGAGCGTCATATGGATGTCGGCGGCTTGTGGGACATCGATAACCCTGGGACTCCCGTTTATGAAAACACCCACTTCGTTTCCTCCAGACGAGAATCAGGGTTCATGGATTTTCCATTCCCTCCTGGCGGAGATTTCCCGAGACGTGACGAAATCTTCGCTTATTTGAAAGCGTTTGCTCATGCGTACGGGCTTCGCAAACACATCTACTTTTCAAGCGCGGTTGAACGGGTTGAGCCACAGGATGGTTTCTGGTTGGTCACGGTTCGGGGAGAAACTCGACTCTATCGAAGCGTCGTCTGTGCATCAGGGATGCATTGGACGCCGAACTGGCCCGAGATTCCCGGTACATTCGATGGCCTCCAACGGCACTCCATAGACTATCGAAGCTCTGAGGAATTTAGAAATCAGCGCGTCTTGATCGTCGGAGCAGGCAACTCCGGCTGTGATATCGCGACTGAAGCGGCCCGAAGCGCAAGGGCTGCCTACATCAGCATGCGCAGGGGCTACCACTTCCTCCCAAAGACCATGTTTGGAAAACCCGCCGATATCTATGAGCGAGAAAATGAGTGGATCCCGTTCCGTCTTAGGCAGTGGGTGTTTGGCCACATGTTGACCATCTTGCAGGGTGACCTCACACGGTACGGCTTGCAAAAGCCCACACATCGCGTCTTAGAATCTCAACCGATCGTTAATTCCGATATCCTCTCTTGCTTTGCCCACGGGGATCTCCACCCGAAGCCGGACGTCGAACGCTTCGCGGGTTCCACCGTGTACTTCGTCGATGGGTCTTCAATTCAAGTTGATCAAATCTTGTATGCAACCGGCTATAAAGCCGCGTTTCCATATCTTGACCCAGAACATATTGAATGGATGGGGCACGGAGTTGGCCATTTCATGACCTGTTTTTCCCGCAAACACCCCAATCTATTTACGCTGGGATTCTACGAGGGTAACGCAGCCGTATTCCCCCATCTTGAGCTGTTCGCGGCAACCGTCGCACAGTACCTGCTCAGTCAAGATCGGAATACCGGCCAAGATACACTTCTCCGTGAGATCGCACAAAAGGAACACGGCGATCTACGTGGACCGATTCAGATGATCGATTCTCCTCGCCACGCAGCCTACTGCGATTGGCTCACATTTCGAAAACGTATCCGCAAATTATATCGGACGGTAGGATGGTCCATGCCCACGGCGAACGACTACACGCGATTAAGACAGACACAAGAGTCCTCTATAACCTACCCCGACCGAGCAGACTGTGATGCCGGCTCCACCATACCAATCAAGCACCCGGCGTGA
- a CDS encoding Lnb N-terminal periplasmic domain-containing protein translates to MLQGPWHTRQGPSCFFYAVLLLLIGFLACLAAPAPSDAQQSDRDFYQRQLIGQAEQARLAEQREWHLLLHYRKNLFGGYESEQDDPGFFLSSKGKTDPAAELAATLAQFFSADGVGRSKQPAQCAFIARYHWLKEQLQFDPARLPPIVCERFDQWYEDFEVQSISLIFPAAFLNNPASMFGHTLFRVDQKGQTEQTRILAYTINYAAEVPPNAGLAYPIRGIFGSYKGYFSTIPYYLKVQQYRDIENRDIWEYRLNLTGNQLRRFLMHAWELGNAYFDYFFFKENCSYHILALLDYADPGLHLTDEFIGWTVPADTIRLVVSKPGLVSDITYRPSRSTVIKRKREALPAEERDLAHRVTQDIGVLTSPAFTKLAAAKQAFLLELASEYLRYRIDTTDDRKPEWDVRKKEILATRSQLRFPLTDFPVRPFAKQPELGHKMHRVSIGGGWRNNDTFEEATFRGGYHDLLDPEVGYTPDAQIEMASVTVRHYNRADQTRVERATLLNLLSLSPIDAVFHAPSWKLNVGMNTIRHNDCRLCSNGFFNGGIGGAKELNLLNREVVFAFAETEASISKAYDGMHRIGGGATIGMLADITARWKLMATGSYLRFPLGDKSDDIRWYVGSRFTLAQNWAVRLEYNHRDRDNDVLFSVQAYF, encoded by the coding sequence TTGTTGCAAGGGCCCTGGCATACTCGTCAGGGCCCTTCTTGTTTCTTTTACGCCGTGCTGCTCCTCCTCATCGGTTTTCTAGCCTGTCTCGCCGCTCCGGCTCCATCCGATGCACAGCAATCAGATCGGGACTTCTATCAGCGGCAGCTCATCGGCCAGGCTGAACAAGCCAGGCTTGCGGAGCAACGTGAATGGCATTTGTTGTTGCACTACCGGAAGAATCTCTTCGGGGGATATGAGAGCGAACAGGACGATCCTGGGTTTTTCCTATCATCCAAAGGCAAGACGGATCCTGCTGCTGAGCTTGCAGCGACGCTTGCGCAATTCTTTTCCGCTGATGGTGTTGGTCGCTCGAAGCAGCCTGCACAATGCGCGTTCATTGCGCGGTATCACTGGCTCAAGGAACAATTGCAGTTTGACCCAGCCCGCCTCCCACCCATTGTCTGTGAGCGGTTTGATCAGTGGTATGAGGATTTTGAGGTTCAATCGATCTCTCTGATTTTCCCCGCAGCCTTTTTGAACAACCCAGCCTCCATGTTCGGCCATACCTTGTTCCGGGTTGATCAGAAGGGGCAGACAGAGCAGACAAGAATCCTGGCGTACACCATTAACTACGCGGCAGAGGTGCCTCCCAACGCCGGTCTTGCCTATCCGATTCGAGGGATCTTTGGAAGCTATAAGGGGTATTTTTCGACGATTCCCTACTATCTCAAGGTGCAGCAGTATCGAGATATCGAAAACCGAGATATTTGGGAATATCGCCTGAACCTCACGGGAAACCAGCTGAGGCGCTTTTTAATGCACGCCTGGGAGTTGGGAAATGCCTATTTCGATTATTTCTTCTTTAAGGAGAATTGCTCGTATCATATTCTCGCGCTTTTGGACTATGCCGATCCGGGATTGCACTTGACCGATGAGTTTATTGGGTGGACGGTTCCAGCCGATACGATTCGATTGGTCGTGTCAAAACCGGGCCTGGTGTCTGATATCACGTATCGGCCTTCTCGCAGCACGGTCATCAAGCGTAAACGAGAAGCATTGCCAGCGGAGGAACGAGATCTGGCTCATCGAGTGACTCAGGATATTGGGGTATTGACTTCACCAGCGTTTACTAAATTGGCCGCAGCCAAACAAGCTTTTCTGTTGGAGTTGGCATCGGAATATCTGCGCTATCGAATTGACACCACAGATGATCGAAAACCAGAATGGGATGTGAGAAAGAAAGAAATTCTGGCCACTCGCAGTCAGCTCCGGTTCCCGCTCACGGATTTTCCTGTGCGCCCATTCGCTAAGCAGCCGGAGCTCGGGCATAAGATGCATCGAGTGTCGATCGGAGGAGGTTGGCGTAATAACGATACCTTTGAAGAAGCGACGTTTCGCGGTGGCTATCACGACTTGCTCGATCCAGAAGTCGGGTATACCCCCGATGCGCAAATCGAAATGGCCTCGGTCACAGTGCGGCACTATAACCGAGCGGATCAGACCAGAGTGGAACGGGCGACATTGCTCAACCTTCTTTCCCTCTCGCCGATTGACGCCGTCTTTCACGCTCCCTCGTGGAAACTCAACGTCGGCATGAATACGATCCGGCACAATGATTGTCGGCTCTGCAGCAACGGATTTTTCAACGGGGGCATCGGCGGGGCCAAAGAATTGAACTTGCTGAATCGGGAAGTGGTGTTTGCCTTTGCAGAGACTGAAGCGAGTATCAGTAAGGCGTATGATGGGATGCATCGAATCGGCGGCGGGGCAACCATCGGAATGTTGGCCGATATCACCGCGCGTTGGAAACTGATGGCGACGGGTTCGTATCTGAGGTTTCCCTTGGGGGATAAGTCGGATGATATCCGGTGGTATGTTGGGTCACGTTTTACCTTGGCGCAGAATTGGGCGGTCAGGCTGGAATACAATCATCGGGATCGGGATAATGATGTCCTTTTCAGCGTCCAGGCCTATTTTTGA
- a CDS encoding DUF3015 domain-containing protein, protein MSKKVLLLAVAILFGAQAGLAMAANPDTGPGCGLGKLAWGDYKGQKEIAPQVMMATTNGTFGSQTFGISSGTSGCTNDGKIMGEHKTTMFASLNFDALTAEMAQGQGEHLASLATLMGIPAERHGEFFAMTQERYTSLVQAGEASPVALVKSLNDAVAGHPVLAQASVR, encoded by the coding sequence ATGTCGAAGAAGGTGCTTTTATTAGCCGTCGCGATCCTGTTTGGTGCCCAGGCAGGGCTGGCAATGGCGGCAAATCCAGACACCGGTCCAGGCTGTGGATTGGGGAAACTGGCTTGGGGAGATTACAAAGGGCAGAAGGAAATCGCCCCGCAGGTAATGATGGCTACCACGAACGGAACATTCGGCAGCCAGACATTCGGCATCAGCTCTGGTACCTCCGGATGTACGAACGACGGCAAAATTATGGGCGAGCACAAGACGACCATGTTTGCCTCGCTGAACTTTGACGCTCTCACGGCTGAAATGGCGCAAGGGCAGGGCGAACATTTGGCCTCGCTTGCGACGCTGATGGGCATCCCTGCGGAGCGTCACGGAGAATTCTTCGCCATGACCCAGGAGCGATATACGTCCTTGGTTCAAGCTGGGGAGGCTTCTCCGGTTGCATTGGTGAAGTCCCTCAACGATGCGGTCGCGGGCCATCCGGTCCTCGCACAAGCATCAGTGCGCTAA
- a CDS encoding alpha/beta hydrolase: protein MLSSLSQFRYPASVGFLDQFFVYYPEPWQDRDWARLSGLPLEEVWFQAADGARLFGWYVESAADRPVVLWCHGNAGNISHRLENLTLLFRLGLSVFLFDYRGYGRSQTVRPSERGLYDDAYGAYDYLTRTRKIRSERIVLFGRSLGTTVAGELAVQRPASALILESSFPSIEAVAKFHYSGLPVHWLLGAEHRLIDRLPQLSLPKLIIHGDKDDITPIELGRQVFDAATPPKEWYVIEGANHNNSYLVGGRAYLHRLGVFIRTATAT, encoded by the coding sequence ATGCTTTCTTCTCTGAGCCAGTTTCGGTATCCTGCCTCCGTGGGCTTCCTCGATCAATTCTTTGTCTACTATCCTGAACCCTGGCAGGACCGAGACTGGGCAAGACTCAGTGGTTTGCCGCTCGAAGAGGTCTGGTTTCAAGCAGCGGATGGAGCTCGCTTGTTCGGATGGTATGTCGAATCAGCAGCTGATCGCCCGGTTGTGCTCTGGTGTCACGGTAATGCGGGAAATATCAGCCACCGTCTTGAGAATCTAACGCTGTTGTTCCGACTTGGATTATCTGTGTTTTTGTTTGACTATCGAGGATATGGAAGGAGTCAGACGGTTCGTCCAAGTGAGAGGGGACTGTACGACGATGCCTATGGGGCCTATGACTATCTTACGCGCACCAGAAAAATTCGCTCAGAACGGATTGTCTTGTTTGGGCGATCGCTTGGAACGACTGTGGCAGGTGAACTAGCCGTACAACGACCGGCTTCCGCACTGATCCTTGAATCGTCCTTTCCTTCCATCGAAGCTGTGGCGAAATTTCATTATAGTGGGTTGCCGGTTCATTGGCTTCTTGGAGCGGAGCATCGGTTGATCGATCGCCTCCCCCAGCTCTCACTTCCGAAGTTGATCATTCATGGAGACAAGGACGACATCACGCCGATCGAGCTGGGACGCCAGGTTTTCGACGCAGCCACGCCACCAAAGGAATGGTACGTGATCGAAGGGGCCAACCATAATAATAGCTATCTTGTGGGCGGACGTGCGTATTTGCACCGGCTCGGGGTGTTCATTCGCACCGCTACTGCAACGTGA
- a CDS encoding type I polyketide synthase has translation MMKTAHTVSEQTQTEPIALVGIGCRFPGGVTHAHSFWELLKTGQDAIVDVPSDRWNVRRFYDPDANKPGKMYVKQGGFLRQRISEFDALFFGIAPREAECIDPQQRLLLETSWEALEDAGIPHGALAGSNTGVFIGAFTLDHKLTQMGKMNRQLIGTHTAIGSTMTILSNRISYVLDLRGPSMSLDTACSSSLVAVHLACQAIWRGECDLALAGGVNVMMRPEYPMAMCKGGFLAPDGRSKSFDSRANGYGRGEGAGVVVLKRVSEAMRDGDSIYALIRGTGVNQDGRTNGITVPNPQSQTALIQRVCTQYAIDSRDIRYVEAHGTGTPVGDPLEAKALGTALGHPEEHDPCLLGSVKATIGHLEAAAGVAAIIKTALCLSHRQVPPQANLETPNPDIPFEALGLKLPRQLEELAPGAEQVCAGVNSFGYGGTNAHVVLQNAPLVEADGLLAAPLDSVHCLPLSARSEHALTALAKSWLEYFGERPERRLSDLAYSASCRRGHHDHRLAVTGASWEEVRGQLQAFVEQGMGEWFASGKRGNESEQPPVFVYTGMGPQWWAMGQELYEKEPVYRAAVEECDAIFRNIAGWSILEEMRKPEQDSRMADTVIAQPANFVIQVGLTALWRSRGVNPGAIIGHSVGEVTAAYVAGVLTLEDAVLVSYHRSRIQKKAAGTGKMLAVNLSQDQCASLLKEMKGEVSIAAINSPTAVTLAGDALALQAIQEHLAQRGEAGRFLQVEVPYHSPFMEPLKPEVRSVLAQLKPQKPTIPLYSTVTGDVVTGVLYDAEYWCDNIREPVYFAEGISSLLRDGHRVFLEVGPHPVLSTSIKECCRHRNVEAQTIASLRRQKPERRTFSMGLAQLYIAGCPIDWRRQYSADGRYVKLPTYPWQREVYWSEDAESQVDRIGESLHPLLDRRVPNPRPMWEAAVNGQILPYLNDHQVDGLVVMPGAAYVEAGLAAFQQVTGDARCALVQLQFHQALMPNAGGADQIVHVELDQTSGEYGFYSHESTEQQNWQLNASGNIFAIQETESLVIDKDAITGRCGESVNIEKLYEGLAERGLWYGPSFRTIRGLQRGQGEVLARIELSQEFSGDEAAYHLYPSLLDGCFQSLIVTLEGSDKFYMPVGIKRLTYYGKPGKALWCHGQLTTVTDEDLVGELQLFDDTGKVWVSVEGLRCRGLAAQHGNPIEQLKQWAYAWEWNSQPLPPSQAKTGTWIVLTDRIGLGDALCDALETHVENTVIRVPYPTYAEHEGEEIPSFGSREIERLRSVLQQAQERHLDGVVYCWGTQDPADTDDPAGIARTGLAVQVIQLLTSMFEERSPRLYIVTQGAQVVPPTERIHGLAQTSLVGLARVTFNEHPALRCTLVDVAAMDPNVRALAHEILADDREDDVVLRDDGRYVHRLERLAVDAAVSDRRTVMADAVEAFRLHGTGRPTFQAMPIPIPQVGEVVVGLEYINSSSVQLEAGATTEEVRGYFATGTVTAVGEAVGKWKIGDKVLIAAEGRPASHVVCPIDRVFSVDLYRGFDDSETAAVPTTFFSAYYALQAIARLIPGETVLIDAALGARAIATHRIARWLGAKPYLYTTTEGLEGLNGEPVMLLFNKPDSASWSEGIRQLQHIRAWVHGIHTKEHTLIANSLSPDTQELIFADGATRGSVMGGLGSCTIIDAVKLALTAPQLFGELFGKVGQILTHQVGSPSVSQIVSVEEGLSGPSRENEKRGSSEAIVSLIDRASIEVVDDRVTPFFKTDGTYLITGGFGGFGLETATWLAKRGARYLALVGRRGAAAEHAKAAVQSLESQGVNVLAIAADMSDERQVEETLAQVANQFPPLKGVFHAAGILDDAPIAELNPDRIATVMKAKALSAWYLHTHTLKSQLDHFVLFSSVSSLIGNARQASYVAANTFLDALAHHRSAAGLAGVSVNWGAIATGMATENDDVVKHLELMGMSAITAEQALEGWAHLRENDLPQVGIMNCSWPRWREFEPTGGNAPRFSTLTGGGENSNSMTERCQAISELPVHERAAAMGQAVAEQVARVLRMPLSQVDLQHSLAQMGVDSLMSVELQAAIDQVFGVRISTLELMRSKNLLHLAELLMERTIQAVTNKSVDPQTEDPSIIDRMSALDIDILLDKMLQEKETA, from the coding sequence ATGATGAAGACCGCGCACACCGTGAGCGAACAGACGCAGACCGAGCCGATCGCATTGGTTGGAATTGGATGCCGTTTCCCTGGCGGAGTCACCCATGCCCATAGTTTTTGGGAGCTTCTTAAGACGGGGCAGGATGCGATAGTCGATGTGCCGTCCGATCGATGGAATGTGCGCCGCTTTTACGACCCGGATGCCAACAAGCCGGGGAAAATGTATGTCAAACAAGGCGGGTTTTTAAGACAACGGATCAGTGAGTTCGATGCGTTGTTTTTTGGGATTGCACCTCGTGAGGCGGAATGCATCGACCCACAGCAACGGCTGCTGCTGGAGACCAGCTGGGAAGCGCTGGAAGACGCGGGAATTCCGCATGGCGCCCTCGCGGGATCAAACACAGGTGTGTTTATCGGTGCGTTTACGCTCGACCATAAACTGACCCAGATGGGCAAGATGAATCGACAGCTTATTGGGACACATACGGCCATCGGGTCGACCATGACGATTCTCTCAAATCGCATTTCGTACGTATTGGACTTGCGGGGGCCAAGCATGAGTCTGGATACCGCCTGTTCCTCGTCCTTGGTGGCGGTCCATCTGGCGTGCCAAGCCATTTGGCGGGGAGAGTGTGATTTGGCACTTGCCGGCGGTGTGAATGTGATGATGCGCCCTGAGTATCCCATGGCGATGTGTAAGGGCGGATTTCTGGCACCGGATGGTCGCAGTAAGAGCTTTGACTCCAGGGCGAATGGGTATGGGCGCGGTGAAGGAGCTGGGGTGGTGGTCCTAAAGCGTGTATCGGAAGCCATGCGTGACGGTGATTCGATCTATGCCTTGATACGTGGTACGGGAGTCAATCAAGACGGAAGGACAAACGGCATCACGGTTCCCAACCCGCAATCACAGACCGCCCTGATCCAGCGAGTGTGTACGCAATATGCGATCGACTCACGAGATATTCGCTATGTCGAAGCCCATGGGACTGGTACTCCCGTGGGAGACCCCTTGGAGGCGAAGGCACTTGGGACAGCGCTTGGTCATCCTGAGGAGCACGATCCATGTCTACTTGGCTCAGTGAAAGCCACCATCGGTCATCTTGAGGCGGCAGCGGGTGTTGCCGCGATCATCAAGACGGCCTTGTGTTTATCCCATCGACAAGTGCCGCCACAGGCAAATTTGGAAACTCCCAATCCTGATATTCCGTTTGAAGCGTTGGGACTCAAGTTGCCACGGCAATTGGAGGAACTCGCGCCTGGTGCAGAACAGGTCTGTGCAGGGGTCAATTCGTTTGGCTATGGCGGGACCAATGCGCATGTCGTTCTACAAAACGCTCCCCTCGTGGAGGCGGACGGGCTCCTGGCAGCACCACTGGACTCGGTGCACTGTCTTCCGCTATCGGCGCGTAGTGAGCATGCGTTAACCGCCTTGGCAAAATCCTGGCTGGAGTACTTCGGTGAAAGGCCGGAAAGGCGATTGTCGGATTTGGCCTACTCAGCATCCTGCCGTCGAGGTCATCATGATCATCGCCTCGCTGTGACTGGAGCTTCATGGGAGGAAGTGCGTGGACAACTGCAAGCATTTGTCGAGCAGGGAATGGGCGAATGGTTCGCATCGGGCAAGCGAGGCAATGAGTCTGAACAGCCCCCGGTCTTTGTCTACACCGGTATGGGACCTCAATGGTGGGCCATGGGGCAGGAACTGTACGAGAAGGAGCCGGTTTATCGGGCAGCTGTGGAGGAATGCGATGCCATCTTCAGGAATATAGCGGGATGGTCAATCTTGGAAGAGATGCGTAAGCCGGAGCAGGATTCGAGAATGGCGGATACCGTTATCGCTCAGCCGGCCAACTTTGTCATTCAGGTCGGACTCACCGCTCTGTGGCGGTCTCGCGGGGTCAACCCGGGCGCAATTATCGGCCATAGCGTTGGTGAAGTGACTGCTGCGTATGTCGCCGGAGTGTTAACGCTGGAGGACGCAGTACTGGTGAGTTACCACCGCAGTCGCATCCAGAAAAAGGCGGCCGGTACCGGGAAAATGCTGGCCGTGAACTTGAGTCAAGACCAATGCGCGAGCCTCTTAAAAGAGATGAAGGGCGAGGTCTCCATTGCTGCCATCAACAGTCCCACGGCCGTGACGTTGGCTGGAGATGCCCTGGCATTGCAGGCCATTCAAGAGCATCTTGCTCAACGCGGAGAAGCCGGTCGCTTTCTGCAAGTCGAGGTTCCGTATCACAGTCCGTTTATGGAGCCGCTCAAACCGGAGGTCCGCTCGGTCTTGGCTCAGTTAAAACCACAGAAACCGACCATCCCGCTCTATTCGACCGTGACCGGAGATGTCGTCACCGGAGTACTCTACGATGCCGAATATTGGTGCGACAATATTCGAGAACCTGTGTATTTTGCGGAAGGAATTTCGAGTCTCTTGCGGGATGGGCATCGAGTCTTCTTGGAAGTCGGACCGCATCCAGTACTGTCGACTTCCATTAAGGAGTGCTGTCGGCATCGCAATGTCGAGGCGCAAACGATTGCCTCGTTACGTCGCCAGAAACCCGAACGGCGCACCTTCTCCATGGGGCTTGCCCAGTTGTATATCGCGGGCTGCCCGATTGATTGGCGCCGGCAGTACTCGGCTGATGGCCGCTATGTGAAGTTGCCGACGTATCCCTGGCAGCGAGAAGTGTATTGGAGTGAGGACGCGGAGTCACAAGTAGATCGCATCGGCGAATCGCTTCATCCATTGCTGGACCGTCGTGTGCCAAACCCACGACCAATGTGGGAGGCCGCAGTCAATGGGCAAATTCTCCCCTATCTCAATGATCATCAGGTGGATGGATTAGTCGTGATGCCCGGTGCCGCCTATGTTGAGGCCGGGTTGGCCGCATTTCAGCAGGTCACGGGGGATGCTCGATGCGCATTGGTCCAACTACAGTTTCATCAAGCCTTGATGCCAAATGCCGGTGGGGCTGATCAGATTGTGCATGTGGAGCTTGATCAGACCAGTGGGGAGTATGGATTTTACAGCCATGAAAGTACCGAGCAACAGAACTGGCAACTCAATGCGTCGGGGAATATCTTTGCCATTCAGGAGACGGAAAGCCTGGTGATCGATAAGGATGCCATTACTGGCCGCTGCGGCGAAAGCGTGAATATTGAGAAGTTGTATGAGGGGTTAGCCGAGCGCGGCTTGTGGTATGGACCCTCGTTCCGAACCATTCGAGGGCTGCAACGCGGGCAGGGTGAAGTGCTGGCCCGAATTGAGTTGAGCCAGGAATTCAGCGGGGACGAGGCCGCATATCACTTATACCCGAGTCTCCTGGATGGCTGCTTCCAGTCATTGATCGTGACGCTGGAGGGAAGCGACAAATTCTACATGCCTGTAGGGATTAAGCGGCTGACGTATTACGGCAAACCGGGGAAGGCATTGTGGTGCCATGGCCAGCTTACCACTGTTACCGACGAAGACCTCGTTGGTGAACTGCAGCTCTTCGATGATACCGGCAAGGTATGGGTATCAGTCGAGGGACTGCGCTGTCGTGGGCTTGCCGCGCAACATGGGAATCCGATTGAGCAGCTGAAGCAATGGGCCTATGCCTGGGAATGGAACTCGCAACCACTACCGCCTAGTCAGGCAAAAACAGGCACCTGGATCGTTCTTACCGATAGGATCGGGCTTGGTGATGCGCTGTGCGATGCGCTGGAAACACATGTTGAGAATACGGTAATCCGTGTGCCGTACCCCACGTATGCGGAGCACGAAGGTGAAGAGATCCCGAGCTTCGGATCACGAGAGATCGAGCGGTTACGCAGTGTATTGCAGCAAGCTCAAGAGCGGCATCTTGATGGCGTTGTGTACTGCTGGGGAACGCAGGACCCTGCCGATACCGATGATCCAGCCGGCATTGCTCGGACCGGACTTGCCGTACAAGTCATTCAGCTCTTGACCAGTATGTTTGAGGAACGATCTCCACGATTGTACATCGTGACGCAAGGGGCGCAGGTCGTCCCACCGACTGAGAGGATTCATGGTCTGGCGCAGACCTCGTTGGTGGGACTTGCGCGAGTGACGTTCAATGAGCATCCTGCTCTCCGCTGCACCTTGGTGGATGTGGCGGCAATGGATCCCAATGTCAGGGCATTAGCGCACGAAATACTTGCCGATGATCGGGAGGATGACGTGGTGCTTCGTGACGATGGACGGTATGTGCATCGTCTGGAACGGTTGGCGGTCGATGCAGCGGTATCCGACCGGAGGACGGTAATGGCGGATGCGGTAGAGGCGTTCCGCCTTCATGGAACGGGGCGTCCCACATTTCAGGCGATGCCAATACCGATCCCGCAAGTCGGTGAAGTCGTGGTGGGGCTCGAATACATCAACAGCAGCAGTGTTCAGCTCGAGGCCGGTGCAACCACAGAGGAGGTGCGAGGGTATTTTGCCACGGGAACGGTTACGGCCGTCGGGGAAGCAGTCGGCAAGTGGAAGATTGGAGACAAGGTATTGATCGCTGCGGAAGGGCGACCGGCGTCGCATGTCGTCTGTCCCATTGATCGGGTCTTTTCAGTCGATCTCTACCGGGGGTTTGACGATTCAGAAACGGCTGCAGTTCCCACGACGTTCTTCTCTGCGTACTATGCGCTGCAGGCGATTGCTCGTCTTATTCCCGGGGAGACCGTGCTGATCGATGCCGCATTGGGAGCTCGTGCCATCGCAACTCACCGAATTGCCCGTTGGTTGGGTGCCAAACCCTATCTCTACACTACCACGGAGGGGCTCGAAGGCTTAAACGGCGAACCTGTGATGCTCTTGTTCAACAAACCTGACAGTGCGTCATGGTCGGAGGGTATTAGGCAACTCCAACATATCCGCGCATGGGTCCATGGGATCCATACCAAAGAGCACACGCTGATTGCCAATTCTCTGTCACCAGATACACAGGAACTTATCTTTGCGGATGGGGCGACCAGAGGGTCAGTAATGGGAGGTCTGGGCAGCTGTACGATCATCGATGCGGTGAAACTGGCATTGACGGCCCCTCAACTTTTTGGGGAATTGTTTGGCAAAGTTGGACAGATACTTACTCATCAAGTTGGATCGCCCTCGGTGTCGCAGATTGTCTCAGTGGAAGAGGGGCTTAGCGGACCATCTAGAGAGAATGAGAAAAGGGGAAGCAGCGAAGCTATCGTCTCACTCATTGATCGAGCGTCGATTGAGGTCGTTGATGATCGCGTCACTCCATTCTTCAAAACCGACGGCACATATTTGATCACCGGTGGGTTTGGAGGCTTTGGTCTGGAGACGGCGACGTGGTTGGCGAAACGTGGTGCGAGGTATCTGGCCTTGGTGGGGCGGCGTGGGGCCGCAGCGGAACATGCCAAAGCCGCAGTTCAGTCCCTGGAGTCACAGGGGGTCAACGTGTTGGCAATTGCGGCGGACATGTCGGACGAAAGGCAGGTGGAGGAGACGTTGGCACAAGTAGCTAATCAGTTCCCTCCCCTCAAGGGTGTGTTTCATGCGGCAGGCATCTTGGATGATGCGCCAATCGCAGAGCTGAATCCAGATCGTATCGCCACAGTCATGAAGGCGAAAGCCCTGAGCGCGTGGTACTTGCATACGCATACGCTTAAGTCTCAACTTGATCATTTTGTGCTCTTCTCATCGGTCTCTTCGCTCATTGGCAATGCACGGCAAGCGAGCTACGTAGCGGCGAATACCTTCCTAGATGCCTTAGCGCATCATCGCTCTGCTGCGGGCTTGGCTGGTGTTTCTGTGAATTGGGGGGCCATCGCAACAGGGATGGCGACTGAGAACGATGACGTCGTAAAGCATCTGGAATTGATGGGGATGTCGGCCATTACTGCCGAACAGGCCTTAGAGGGGTGGGCCCATCTGCGTGAGAACGATCTCCCGCAAGTTGGGATCATGAATTGTAGTTGGCCACGCTGGAGAGAATTCGAGCCGACTGGCGGGAATGCACCAAGGTTTTCCACGCTCACAGGTGGAGGTGAGAACAGCAACTCAATGACTGAGCGCTGTCAGGCTATCAGCGAACTGCCGGTGCATGAGCGTGCGGCTGCGATGGGGCAAGCCGTTGCGGAGCAGGTTGCACGGGTGCTGCGCATGCCCTTGTCCCAGGTCGACCTACAGCATTCACTGGCGCAAATGGGAGTGGATTCCCTGATGTCCGTCGAGTTGCAGGCGGCGATCGACCAGGTGTTTGGCGTGCGGATTTCAACATTGGAACTCATGAGAAGCAAGAACCTGCTTCATCTTGCGGAGTTATTAATGGAGCGCACAATTCAGGCTGTAACGAACAAGAGTGTTGATCCGCAGACCGAGGATCCATCGATCATTGATCGGATGTCGGCCTTGGATATCGACATCCTTCTCGACAAAATGTTGCAGGAAAAGGAAACTGCATAA